A single window of Halobacterium jilantaiense DNA harbors:
- a CDS encoding ferritin-like domain-containing protein produces the protein MTSDEVTRLLRTAYQDEIETVMNYMTNSIVLDGVRAEAIKESLETDIQEELGHAEQLGHRLKQLDEAPPASGEFEAHQDSLQPPEDSTDVLSVIDGVLEAEEDAIETYRSLVHAAEDADDPVTEDIAVTILADEEAHRTEFRGFRTEYASN, from the coding sequence ATGACGAGTGACGAGGTCACCCGACTGCTCCGCACCGCCTACCAAGACGAAATCGAGACCGTCATGAACTACATGACGAACTCCATCGTGCTCGACGGCGTCCGCGCGGAAGCCATCAAGGAGTCCCTCGAGACGGACATCCAGGAGGAACTCGGGCACGCCGAACAGCTCGGTCACCGCCTCAAACAGCTCGACGAGGCCCCGCCCGCGTCCGGCGAGTTCGAAGCCCACCAGGACTCCCTCCAGCCGCCCGAGGACAGCACGGACGTGCTCTCCGTCATCGACGGCGTCCTGGAAGCAGAGGAAGACGCTATCGAGACGTACCGGTCGCTCGTCCACGCCGCCGAGGACGCCGACGACCCCGTGACCGAGGACATCGCCGTCACCATTCTCGCCGACGAGGAAGCCCACCGCACCGAGTTCCGGGGCTTCCGCACCGAGTACGCGTCGAACTAA
- a CDS encoding XapX domain-containing protein, whose translation MNTTFVVLATLAGVTIGAIFAFLRIPVPAPHSLGGVMGVFGIWLGYRIIDHVGVGFDAVEYLGL comes from the coding sequence ATGAACACCACGTTCGTCGTGCTCGCAACGCTCGCCGGCGTCACCATCGGCGCTATCTTCGCGTTCCTCCGAATCCCCGTGCCCGCCCCGCACTCGCTCGGCGGCGTCATGGGCGTCTTCGGTATCTGGCTCGGCTACCGCATCATCGACCACGTCGGCGTCGGCTTCGACGCCGTCGAGTACCTCGGCCTGTAA
- a CDS encoding DUF1328 family protein — protein MVFTPTAGRGAGLLAQVTPLQFGGDLIGLAVLFLVLALVAAVLGARGIAGLSMSIAKWLVVIFVVLAVVTFLL, from the coding sequence ATGGTGTTCACACCGACAGCGGGACGGGGAGCCGGGTTGCTGGCGCAGGTGACGCCGCTCCAGTTCGGCGGCGACCTCATCGGGCTCGCTGTCCTGTTCCTGGTGCTCGCGCTGGTCGCAGCGGTCCTGGGTGCGCGCGGCATCGCCGGGCTGAGCATGAGCATCGCGAAGTGGCTGGTCGTCATCTTCGTCGTGCTCGCGGTCGTCACGTTCCTGCTGTGA
- a CDS encoding mechanosensitive ion channel family protein, with translation MTAIRAPGLSSTVTPSDPGPEEVLDLVPVVVDLSWFLAGLVVVVAVGWLVVEPLVGRAVRRRNRENPTVQEAIERYVRVVFVALGAVVGVSVAGYGQFLSDSALVVAAGTLAVGVAAQTVLGSLVSGLVLVFDREFSVGNYIEWGDHEGTVQSIQLRATRVETPNGDLVTVPNTVLTSEAIVRPYGRERHRLTTRVAVDYEEDLADVLEYVTDAAEGVEDVVEDPAPRAYVGEIGEGVVFVDVHYWLERPRPADVLAARSVYTAAVKARLASEDVTVSPPSEHELGGRLTVDRCE, from the coding sequence ATGACCGCGATACGCGCCCCCGGGCTGTCGTCGACGGTCACGCCCAGTGACCCGGGTCCGGAGGAGGTCCTCGACCTGGTGCCTGTGGTCGTCGACCTGTCGTGGTTCCTCGCGGGGCTCGTCGTCGTCGTGGCCGTCGGCTGGCTCGTCGTGGAGCCGTTGGTCGGTCGCGCGGTGCGACGCCGAAACCGCGAGAACCCAACCGTGCAAGAGGCCATCGAGCGCTACGTCCGCGTGGTGTTCGTCGCGCTCGGCGCGGTGGTGGGTGTGTCTGTCGCGGGCTACGGGCAGTTCCTCTCGGACTCCGCGCTCGTGGTGGCGGCCGGTACGCTGGCCGTCGGTGTCGCGGCCCAGACGGTCCTCGGGTCGCTCGTGAGCGGGCTAGTGCTGGTGTTCGACCGGGAGTTCAGCGTCGGGAACTACATCGAGTGGGGCGACCACGAGGGCACCGTCCAGTCTATCCAGTTGCGTGCGACCCGCGTCGAGACGCCGAACGGCGACCTCGTGACGGTGCCGAACACCGTGCTCACGAGCGAGGCCATCGTGCGGCCGTACGGCCGCGAGCGCCACCGGCTCACGACACGCGTGGCCGTGGACTACGAGGAGGACCTGGCGGACGTGCTGGAGTACGTCACCGACGCCGCCGAGGGCGTCGAGGACGTGGTCGAGGACCCCGCGCCGAGGGCGTACGTCGGCGAAATCGGCGAGGGCGTCGTGTTTGTGGACGTCCACTACTGGCTGGAACGCCCGCGGCCCGCGGACGTGTTGGCGGCGCGGTCGGTGTACACGGCGGCGGTGAAGGCCAGACTCGCGAGCGAGGACGTCACCGTCAGCCCGCCGTCCGAGCACGAACTCGGTGGCCGACTCACCGTCGACCGCTGCGAGTAG